A part of Papaver somniferum cultivar HN1 unplaced genomic scaffold, ASM357369v1 unplaced-scaffold_118, whole genome shotgun sequence genomic DNA contains:
- the LOC113330708 gene encoding uncharacterized protein LOC113330708: MEKIKCFVGGTTDGRKLQIANNCGMSLSKFPDKYLGVNLIPGRIISSHVWGSVDLLQRKMPGWMEGGLGLRSLEDINKSLLMKLAWKMQNDNDEWAKFFQAKFQDKNGIWINYYKNSVWIGIKWVLDEVFNNSRCDGKSISVWNDIWITSKLLKTLYPDNSYIFQNPDLKVIHLLRNGEWIIPAEMSNMIQDNALPVVDGEKDRKIWIWNKTGEFTVTTAVECIRKKYPKLQWTKSIWKITINPSISSNVWKWLGGLFAFFNPIFLEEVLSMAKSKSPAVREIWRTATLITIKEICFHRNRVVYDGEQPNAEILKRNIVQFTKECEVKMKGNMWSTVADLQILKTFDMKCRKVKHIKIQTISFSIPISPKILLCCDGAARNNPSEAEYGLIGRDSSGGFLIAVAGGMGIATNYMAEIFAVINACEWEISVGFLQLCIRSDSSSAINSFSTRRIPWYVQHRWNKIVVTLISLEFIHNYREVNFSANGLAKMGVSLLRGEKRIFLNKPSFLSSIEHPDKVYYRFGQDLKELSDCNNYF; the protein is encoded by the exons ATGGAGAAAATCAAGTGCTTTGTGGGAGGCACTACAGATGGCAGGAAACTTCAAATTGCAAATAATTGTGGTATGTCACTCTCAAAATTTCCAGATAAATACTTGGGTGTCAATTTAATACCTGGAAGGATTATATCATCACATGTATGGGGGTCTGTGGATCTATTACAAAGAAAAATGCCTGGTTGGAtgg AAGGAGgtctgggattgagaagcttaGAAGACATAAATAAATCTCTACTTATGAAGTTAGCATGGAAGATGCAGAATGATAATGATGAATGGGCTAAATTCTTTCAAGCCAAATTTCAAGATAAAAATGGTATATGGATTAATTATTATAAGAATTCAGTATGGATTGGGATTAAATGGGTTCTGGATGAAGTCTTTAATAACTCACGGTGTGATGGGAAAAGCATCTCAGTATGGAATGATATATGGATTACAAGTAAGCTTCTGAAAACCTTATACCCTGATAATTCATATATATTTCAGAATCCTGACCTGAAAGTGATACATCTATTGAGAAATGGTGAATGGATAATACCTGCTGAAATGTCAAATATGATACAAGACAATGCACTACCAGTGGTGGATGGAGAAAAAGATAGGAAGATATGGATTTGGAACAAAACTGGAGAATTCACAGTTACAACAGCAGTGGAGTGTATAAGAAAGAAATATCCTAAGCTACAATGGACTAAAAGCATTTGGAAGATTACTATTAATCCTAGTATATCAAGTAATGTCTGGAAG TGGCTAGGTGGTTTGTTTGCATTCTTCAATCCTATATTCCTTGAGGAAGTTCTCAGCATGGCAAAGTCAAAAAGTCCAGCTGTAAGAGAAATTTGGAGAACTGCAACACTCATAACTATAAAGGAAATATGCTTTCATAGAAACAGAGTGGTGTACGATGGTGAACAACCTAATGCAGAAATTTTAAAGAGAAATATAGTTCAGTTCACTAAGGAATGTGAAGTCAAAATGAAAGGGAATATGTGGAGTACAGTTGCAGACTTACAAATCCTTAAAACCTTTGACATGAAATGCAGAAAAGTGAAGCATATCAAAATTCAGACAATCTCCTTCTCTATACCCATTAGTCCTAAAATactattatgttgtgatggtgctgcaAGAAACAATCCTAGTGAAGCAGAATATGGACTCATAGGCAGAGATAGCTCAGGAGGGTTCTTAATTGCAGTTGCAGGTGGTATGGGTATTGCAACCAATTATATGGCTGAGATTTTTGCTGTTATAAATGCATGTGAATGGGAAATAAGTGTGGGATTCTTACAGTTATGCATAAGATCTGATTCATCATCAGCTATCAACTCTTTCTCTACTAGAAGAATACCTTGGTATGTGCAACACAGATGGAATAAAATTGTTGTTACACTTATCAGTTTGGAATTCATACACAATTACAGAGAAGTGAACTTCTCTGCAAATGGCCTAGCAAAGATGGGTGTCTCCTTGCTCAGAGGTGAGAAGAGAATTTTCTTGAATAAGCCATCTTTTTTGTCTAGTATAGAACATCCAGATAAAGTTTATTATAGATTTGGGCAAGATTTGAAAGAGTTGAGtgattgtaataattatttttga